The following coding sequences are from one Eucalyptus grandis isolate ANBG69807.140 chromosome 11, ASM1654582v1, whole genome shotgun sequence window:
- the LOC104452429 gene encoding nuclear pore complex protein NUP160, whose translation MGLVGTEVPVVGGDSVKWIELSVPSSSAAGRSASAPLPEDYAACSALADPPSYLIWRIHKASPHALELLHVSPQQELPKTGLRILFSDALSPFAFVCPNESNSGSRSPYLLYAMTVSGVAYLFQLRHVSRYASAPSSVFPANDIFELDVRTFFSRGRITSIVATSGCLLLGADDGSLVSLKLGSVNPIVPGFLQELRDDSGIGRLLGFMSRVKPVGAVQDLVMRDMHGKKLVFALHSDGLLRVWDLFLHSRVLSHTLNIPSSPGVILKKLWVGDANDEMNIIPFAILYRNNMEDTMETIDVYGIHFGIGERSILSVKILIQNIQFEEGGCIDAKLSSDDMWILKENGLVYRCLFHANTDVEEEFCYTLQEEFVADQLFQSPERFSDDLLWITCSLSPLMKDNAVPLLSSIFLDRLLHPGVFNDSVLRATMMDYNRCLTDSELESLTIDGLKKEILLLVEYEGVNEATQSTFYRWKNFCNRYFHYWCKNNAPLGLLPQLPGGGVGLVRRSSISFFRSLEEIELFVIGSDEISDTIKFSFSSSDDGVESEVLAEIFGCMNSIGQQFGKAASAVLYEVLVSMPSITSEEIFSSLLKTLQTGYSSKGVLPNVSDVAWEKDPIDHKSFRRFSTDILLNLHQLSNKASSWGKVLEVVEGYLKLLVPHKVVQEMDDRVSLNICTSIVVQATSQIAKIMFESASDLLLFLSYLVHLSGQINMSQDDVSRIRLELVPMIQEIIAEWLIIHFFAATPSESYAVEDFSSQLSSLKIDSSSDRGSWEEKLGRSDFVLAFILLLSSNSFSEGLDMSLPDPQVVTSTVRRFTSWMIWGMNGDDSSAFLSHSTELALILIRHGQYKAAELLLSIVEAHSRKEYSSTSLQDASGDWCIVHHLLGCCLLYQARALHGSVKERKISDAVRCFFRASSGKGAAQALQKLSPETGLPPLGFSDSVSPAAWKLHYYQWVMQIFEQHNISEGACQFSFAALEQVDEALNQGINGYDGDTLNESATAISGRLWANVFKFTLDLNHFYDAYCAIISNPDEESKHICLRRFINVLFEHGALKILCNGQLPFIGLMEKVEHELFWKAERSDILMRQNPYKFLYSFEMHRHNWRKAASYMYQYTARLRTETSSRDNQQSLLSLQERLNGLSAAINALHLVRPAHAWIELPSQDISFEHEPYPSKKARKAVEPQTAAKSIQPQYYPYLDIEKLEREFVMTSAEYLLSLSNVKWSYSGDPAAPSELVDILVQTNLYDMAFTVLLKFWKNSGLKRELERVFSAMSLNCCPNAVGSPVTGKDFKRQGLLLTSTINEAAVPGLSDMGSRTPQYTGNSHWENLELYLGRYKDFHARLPVVVAETLLRTDSQIELPLWLVRMFKGNRKDTSWGMAGNESNPASLFQLFVDYERYTEATHLLLEYIESFASVRPAHVIHRKRPSAIWFPYTTVERLWCHLERLTRSDHMAGQWQKLQKLLHATLLSHLKQVKIDSDDALSSAVS comes from the exons ATGGGGCTGGTCGGGACGGAGGTCCCCGTCGTCGGCGGCGACTCCGTCAAGTGGATCGAGCTCTCCGTCccttcctcctccgccgccggccGCAGCGCCTCCGCTCCTCTCCCCGAGGATTACGCCGCCTGCTCCGCCCTCGCCGATCCTCCCTCTTATCTCATCTg GAGAATCCACAAGGCGTCGCCTCACGCGCTCGAGCTGCTCCACGTCTCGCCGCAGCAGGAGCTCCCGAAGACCGGGCTCCGGATTCTGTTCTCCGACGCGCTCTCTCCTTTCGCCTTCGTCTGCCCCAATGAG TCGAATTCGGGTTCTCGGAGCCCTTACCTGCTCTATGCGATGACCGTCTCCGGGGTCGCGTACCTGTTCCAGCTTCGGCACGTATCGAGATATGCCTCGGCTCCTTCCTCCGTCTTCCCGGCGAATGATATTTTCGAGCTCGATGTCCGGACCTTCTTTAGCCGGGGAAGGATCACGAGCATTGTGGCGACTTCAGGATGTCTTTTGCTTGGCGCCGATGATGGGTCTCTCGTCTCTCTAAAGCTGGGCAGCGTTAATCCAATTGTCCCTG GGTTTCTGCAAGAGCTGCGAGATGATTCTGGAATCGGACGACTGTTGGGTTTCATGTCAAG GGTTAAGCCAGTGGGGGCTGTGCAGGATTTGGTGATGCGGGATATGCATGggaaaaaacttgtttttgcTCTTCATTCAGATGGACTATTACGAGTATGGGATCTCTTTCTCCATAGCAGAGTTTTGAGTCATACGCTAAACATCCCGTCATCACCAG GAGTCATATTGAAAAAATTGTGGGTGGGTGATGCAAATGATGAGATGAATATAATTCCTTTTGCCATCCTGTACAGGAACAATATG GAAGATACCATGGAGACTATAGATGTATATGGTATTCATTTTGGCATCGGGGAGAGGTCCATCTTGTCAGTGAAAATTTTAATCCAGAACATCCAGTTTGAGGAG GGAGGATGTATTGATGCCAAACTTTCTTCAGATGATATGtggattttgaaagaaaatggtttggtATATCGTTGCTTGTTTCATGCTAATACTGATGT GGAGGAAGAATTCTGTTATACACTGCAGGAAGAATTTGTTGCGGATCAGCTATTTCAAAGTCCTGAACGTTTTTCAGATGATCTTCTTTGGATTACATGTTCATTGTCACCGTTAATGAAG GATAATGCTGTTCCCTTGCTCTCATCTATCTTCTTGGATAGACTTCTTCATCCAGGGGTCTTCAATGACAGTGTTCTCCGTGCTACTATGATGGATTATAACAGGTGTTTGACTGACTCTGAGCTGGAGTCTTTAACGATTGATGgcctgaaaaaggaaatactCCTGCTGGTTGAATATGAG GGTGTCAATGAAGCGACGCAATCAACTTTTTATCGCTGGAAAAATTTCTGCAACCGCTATTTTCATTACTGGTGTAAGAACAATGCTCCGTTAGGGTTGCTTCCTCAGCTTCCTGGTGGTGGAGTTGGTTTAGTCCGCAGAAGTTCAATTTCCTTCTTTCGTTCATTGGAGGAAATTGAGCTATTTGTCATTG GTTCGGATGAAATAAGTGATACCATAAAGTTCAGTTTTAGCTCTTCAGATGATGGGGTTGAGAGTGAGGTTCTTGCTGAAATTTTTGGCTGCATGAATAGCATTGGCCAGCAGTTTGGGAAGGCAGCTTCAGCAGTACTTTATGAAGTACTTGTCAGCATGCCATCAATCACTTCTGaagaaattttctcttctctactGAAGACACTGCAAACTGGATATAGTTCTAAAGGAGTATTGCCCAATGTATCTGATGTGGCATGGGAGAAGGACCCAATAGATCACAAGAGTTTTAGGAGATTTTCTACTGATATCCTGTTAAATCTCCATCAATTAAGCAACAAAGCTTCCTCATGGGGTAAAGTGTTGGAAGTTGTAGAAGGCTATTTAAAACTTCTTGTGCCACACAAGGTTGTACAAGAGATGGATGATCGAGTATCTTTAAATATCTGCACTTCCATTGTAGTCCAGGCTACTTCCCAAATTGCTAAGATAATGTTTGAGTCCGCATCAGACCTTCTTCTGTTCCTATCTTATCTTGTTCACCTAAGCGGACAG ATCAATATGTCCCAGGATGATGTATCTAGAATCCGTTTGGAGTTGGTTCCAATGATTCAAGAAATTATTGCTGAATggctgattattcatttctttgCTGCTACGCCATCTGAATCCTATGCGGTTGAAGATTTCAGTAGTCAGCTGTCATCACTAAAGATtg ATAGCAGCTCAGATAGGGGCTCATGGGAGGAAAAGCTTGGCAGAAGTGACTTTGTCTTGGCCTTTATACTTTTGTTAAGTAGTAATAGCTTTTCTGAAGGTCTTGATATGtctcttcctgatcctcaagtTGTTACGAGTACTGTAAGGAGATTTACGAGCTGGATGATATGGGGCATGAATGGAGATGATTCTTCTGCTTTCTTGAGTCATTCTACTGAGCTTGCTTTAATATTGATTAGACATGGGCAGTATAAAGCTGCTGAG CTTCTTCTTAGCATAGTGGAAGCCCATTCCCGAAAGGAATACAGTTCTACCAGTCTGCAGGATGCAAGTGGTGATTGGTGCATAGTGCATCATCTTTTGGGATGTTGCCTTCTTTATCAGGCACGTGCATTACATGGATCTGtgaaagagaggaaaatctCTGATGCTGTTCGCTGTTTCTTCAG AGCTTCATCTGGAAAAGGTGCAGCCCAGGCCCTGCAGAAACTATCTCCAGAAACTGGACTACCACCGCTTGGTTTCT CTGACTCTGTGTCACCTGCTGCCTGGAAGCTTCATTACTATCAATGGGTCATGCAGATTTTCGAGCAACATAACATTAGTGAAGGTGCTTGTCAGTTTTCTTTTGCCGCACTTGAGCAAGTAGATGAAGCTCTCAATCAGGGAATCAATGGTTATGATGGGGACACATTAAATGAATCAGCGACAGCTATCAGCGGACGGCTTTGGGCAAATGTGTTCAAGTTCACATTGGATCTTAATCACTTCTATGATGCATATTGTGCTATTATCTCAAATCCTGACGAGGAGAGCAAACACATCTGCTTGAGGCGTTTCATAAATGTTCTTTTTGAGCACGGTGCATTGAAG ATTCTATGTAATGGTCAGCTGCCATTCATTGGTTTAATGGAAAAGGTTGAGCACGAGCTCTTTTGGAAG GCAGAGCGGTCGGATATTCTGATGAGGCAAAATCCATACAagtttctttattcttttgagATGCATAGGCATAATTGGCGAAAAGCAGCGAGTTATATGTATCAATACACAGCTCGTTTGAGGACTGAAACCAGTTCAAGAGATAATCAGCAGTCTCTTCTCTCATTACAAGAACGGTTGAATGGGCTTTCTGCTGCTATCAATGCACTGCATCTTGTTCGCCCGGCACATGCTTGGATTGAACTGCCATCTCAGGATATCTCATTTGAGCACGAGCCTTATCCAAGTAAAAAGGCTAGAAAGGCAGTTGAACCACAGA CTGCTGCTAAGTCCATCCAGCCCCAATATTATCCTTATCTTGACATCGAGAAACTTGAGAGGGAGTTTGTGATGACATCAGCTGAATATTTGCTTTCACTTAGCAATGTCAAATGGTCATATTCAG GAGATCCTGCTGCTCCTTCAGAATTGGTCGATATCTTGGTCCAAACAAATTTGTATGATATGGCTTTTACTGTTCTCctgaaattttggaagaattcAGGCCTAAAAAG GGAATTGGAAAGAGTTTTCTCTGCTATGTCATTGAACTGTTGTCCCAATGCTGTTGGTTCACCAGTCACCGG gaaagatttcaaaagacAAGGTTTATTGCTGACATCAACAATAAATGAAGCAGCTGTGCCTGGTTTGTCTGATATGGGTAGTCGAACTCCACAATACACGGGCAATTCTCACTGGGAAAATCTTGAACTTTATCTG GGAAGGTATAAGGACTTTCATGCCAGATTGCCTGTTGTCGTTGCTGAAACTCTTCTTCGTACAGATTCTCAAATTGAACTCCCCCTTTGGCTAGTGCGTATGTTTAAG GGCAATAGAAAGGACACGAGCTGGGGTATGGCTGGAAATgaatcaaacccagcatctttgTTTCAGTTATTTGTTGATTACGAAAGATACACAGAGGCTACACATCTGTTGCTGGAGTACATCGAATCATTTGCATCAGTG AGGCCTGCACATGTCATTCACCGCAAAAGGCCATCCGCTATTTGGTTCCCATACACAACAGTGGAGCGATTGTGGTGCCATCTTGAGCGGTTGACCAGGTCTGACCACATGGCTGGACAGTGGCAGAAGCTGCAAAAATTATTACACGCCACACTTCTTAGCCATCTCAAGCAG gTAAAAATAGATTCGGACGATGCGCTCTCTTCCGCAGTCAGCTGA
- the LOC104452428 gene encoding transmembrane protein 64, whose product MMPDSPEEVRKHDVNPEQLPREDSEYVRLVLSNEPVTVEAGNLRPQTDERFHNFLWWTKALSLVAIIAIIVLTFFKWGVPFLLGKVLYPIMQWEATAFGRPVLALVLVGSLAIFPVLLIPSGPSMWLAGMIFGYGLGFIIIMVGTTVGMVLPYSIGLLFRDRIHQWLKRWPRNAALLRLAGEGSWFHQFKVVALFRISPFPYTIFNYAVVVTSLHFWPYLWGSIAGMVPEAFLYIYSGRLIRTYTDVKYGNHHLTTVEIVYNVVSFIVAVVTTVAFTVYAKKALSELEKKEADGEDSASDDDILEMGKLSPERPTRANSLSPSL is encoded by the exons ATGATGCCTGATTCACCAGAAGAAGTTCGAAAACACGATGTGAACCCTGAGCAGCTCCCAAGGGAAGATAGCGAGTATGTTAGGCTGGTTTTATCCAATGAGCCAGTAACAGTTGAAGCTGGCAATTTACGACCTCAAACAGATGAAAGATTTCACAATTTTCTGTGGTGGACCAAGGCCTTGTCATTGGTCGCTATTATTGCTATCATCGTCCTCACTTTCTTCAAATGGGGAGTTCCATTTCTACTTGGAAAG GTTCTCTATCCAATAATGCAGTGGGAAGCCACTGCGTTCGGTCGTCCAGTTCTTGCCCTGGTGCTTGTTGGTTCTCTGGCTATCTTCCCTGTATTATTAATTCCTTCCGGACCTTCCATGTGGCTGGCTGGAATGATATTTGGATATGGTCTAGGTTTCATAATTATAATGGTTGGAACAACTGTAGGAATGGTTCTGCCCTATTCAATAGGACTACTGTTCCGTGATCGTATACAT CAATGGTTGAAAAGATGGCCTCGAAATGCAGCATTGCTTAGACTTGCTGGTGAAGGCAGCTGGTTCCATCAATTCAAAGTGGTTGCGCTCTTCAGGATCTCGCCATTTCCCTACacaattttcaattatgcaGTCGTAGTGACTAGTCTGCATTTCTGGCCCTACTTGTGGGGATCTATTGCCGGAATGGTACCTGAAGCTTTCCTTTACATCTACAG TGGGAGATTAATAAGGACATACACAGATGTGAAGTATGGGAATCATCACTTGACCACAGTTGAAATAGTTTACAATGTCGTCTCTTTTATCGTAGCAGTCGTCACCACGGTTGCCTTCACAGTTTATGCCAAAAAAGCCTTAAGTGAGCTCGAAAAGAAAGAGGCTGATGGGGAGGACTCTGCATCCGATGATGACATTCTCGAGATGGGGAAACTTTCCCCAGAAAGACCCACACGTGCCAATTCTTTGTCACCTTCGCTATAG
- the LOC104452427 gene encoding germin-like protein subfamily 3 member 4 — protein sequence MNPNRALNLLPFVVSTITFFNGFAVADHENLQDMCPTTTSTVLFMNGYPCKSSANISASDFKSSKLSIPGDTDNFYRSAVTMATAADFPGLNTLGLSIARADMEVDSMVLLHLHPRSAEMMYVLKGVVIAGFIDTDTNLFQKQMREGEVMVIPRGLLHFCLNDGFEVATVFSVLNSQNPGSVSIAGAMLPFQPNSDDEDVVNKLRTRLIASSMGNPLRG from the coding sequence ATGAATCCCAATCGAGCTCTTAATCTCCTCCCGTTCGTAGTATCCACCATTACTTTTTTCAATGGATTTGCTGTGGCGGATCATGAGAATCTTCAGGACATGTGCCCAACGACAACATCGACTGTTCTATTCATGAATGGATACCCCTGCAAGAGCTCTGCAAACATCAGTGCGTCGGATTTCAAGAGCTCGAAGCTGAGCATCCCCGGGGACACTGACAACTTCTACCGATCAGCAGTGACCATGGCCACTGCTGCGGACTTCCCTGGCCTCAACACACTCGGCCTCTCCATTGCACGGGCTGACATGGAGGTGGACAGCATGGTGTTGCTGCATTTGCACCCGAGGAGTGCAGAGATGATGTACGTGTTGAAAGGAGTGGTCATAGCGGGGTTCATCGACACGGATACCAACCTGTTCCAGAAGCAGATGAGAGAAGGAGAGGTGATGGTAATTCCAAGAGGGCTGCTCCATTTCTGCTTGAACGACGGTTTTGAGGTGGCCACTGTTTTCTCAGTGCTCAACAGTCAGAACCCCGGCTCGGTCAGCATCGCCGGTGCCATGCTTCCGTTTCAACCCAACTCTGACGACGAAGATGTGGTGAACAAGCTCAGGACCAGGTTGATTGCGTCTTCCATGGGTAATCCTTTGCGTGGGTAA